The Neomonachus schauinslandi chromosome 13, ASM220157v2, whole genome shotgun sequence DNA segment attttttaaagatttatttgagagcgagagagtaagtgagagagagcatgagtcagggcgagggggagagggagagggagaagcagactccccactgagcagggagcccgacgtggggctcgatctcaggaccctgagatcacgacctgagccgaaggcagacgcttatgactgagccacccaggcgcctgaggtGCCGTTTAAGAAAGTTTTGGCAAGGCCAAAGAAGAGTTCCCCAGCTGGAGTTGCGTATCAGGAGTCCTGTGTCTCTGGGCCTGCCCACGTGTCCCTGCTGTACTTGCCATTGACTAGGAGCCCCTGTGGGAAAGTGGCCTTGGCATGCATGCCTTGGTGGAGTCAGGGGGTAGCCACGGGGGCTAAGTAGACACCGCAGAGTTGGCGATCTGAGCAGTGTGTTTCTGGGAACGCCATGATAATGGCAATCAAAGCACACAGTGTTGGTAATGGGATGTACGCTGTACTAACACCCGCACAAGGAACCGTGGGGAACGCAGGAGCTATGGCTTACTTAACATTTAAGTTGAATCTTGAAGGGTAAGTAGGAATTCATCCAGCGGACAGCATGGAGAGTATAATCTCAtttttgttaaaaggaaaaaaatgtacatatatgcgTATATATCTaagtatataaaatcttttttttttttttaatttgacagagacacagcgagagagggaacacaagcagggggagtgggagcgggagaagcaggcttcccgccaagcagagagccccatgtggggctcgatcccaggaccccgggatcctgacctgagccgaaggcagatgctcaatgactgagccacccaggcgcccctgtatctaaatatataggtatagatagatttttttaatgtctggagAACATTCATGTTAATCTGGGTTATCTTTGAGGGATTACGTTTTTTCTTCATGCtcttaaaatttaacaataaatatatatacagttaaaaaataagttattgctTATATGTCAATaccttggtgttttgttttgtttttttaagaggaaaaacagTAATTTCACTTAGCTCTATTCCATCTTAACCAAAGTCAACCATTTGGCTGTTTTCAGTATAGGTACCCAAATAAGGGATATTATGTTTAATACAAATGGTATAAATACGCTCCCCTCTCCCCGAGAAGCATTATGTAGATGTACAACTTGTTTCAAAAGTTAATTTATAACAGACTGGAGAAAAACGTAGACAAAGCAGAGTCGGTaactataatttataaaatacttaagcaAATCAGTAAGGAATGCTGAGTCTGttagaaaaatgggtgaaagaacTTGAGCAGATagctgacaaaattaaaaataagtaacaaaactAAACTTTAAATTGCCGcgaacttggggtgcctgggtggctcagtaggttaagtgtctgccttcggctcaggtcatgatcccggggtcctgggaccgagccccgcattgggctccctgctccacaggaagcctgcttctccctctcccactccccctgcttgtgttcccactctctgtgcgtctctctctgtcaaatgaataaataaaatctttaaaaataaataaataaataaattgctgcaaacttgaaaaaaatgttccaaGTCATTGGACAACAATGAACTATACATTTAAAGCAACAGTActgaggcacctgagtggcttagttggttaagcctccaaatcttggtttcgactcaggtcatgatctcagggttgtgagattgagccccgcgttgggctccgcactcagcgtggagtctgctggagtttctttcaccctctccctctacccctcccctgtgctctctctctaaaataaataaatctttaataaaaatgcacagaatttttaataatggttAACTTCTGGGGaataaaattttaactctttaaaaaatagttttatgaaAGTGATGGTGTGCTCTCATGATTAAGAGCCAAGATGAATGATGTGGCTCAAAGTTCTGAGGGGATTGTAAATAGAGTATGGTATTGGAGAAAGCTGTGGGGactgtgggacttgaacccaaggCCCTAAGTGTTTGTGTTTGGGAAGGTGTGATGGGATTGCATTTAAGGTAGGTTGAAGACCGAAAGAATATGATTGAAAACACTAGTGTGGTTGGGACAGTGAATGGATCCTGATCAGAGTGTCTTCATAAGGTTGACTGTGGTAACCTTAGAAAGTCTAGCGTAGGCGATGCTGCATGTCTGTGATGTGattaacattttctataaacAGTGCTATTTGGCTGCTTTGAGAAGCAGTTGGTGTAGGGATCAAAAGTATGGGCTTTGGTGTCAGAATAGATGAAAAATCTGTCGCTTACAAcacatgtgactttgggcaagcgaCTTACACTCTGTGTGCGTAGTTGTCACATCCACAAAACAGGGATGATATCAGCACCTACTTTATTTTGggttgttgggaagattaaaGGAAATACAAGTAGAGTGCTTGATATGGGGCCTGGCGTTTACTAAGCATCAATAAACGTTTGCACTGTTGTTATTATTTGGGAAGAAAATAGATTGGATCtagagaaaatgagtttggacCTATTATGGAAATTTGAAATGAGGGTGAGAACGTGCATCTTTATTCTAACTATAAAGCACAAACTTTCCATTTTCCCCAATATTTTTCTTAACCCCTCTATTTACCTAGTGtctctatattattttttccttctctgtttcctaAGATTCTGAAAATCGTCCAAGATATATTCATATTGTTTAtagtcatttctctctctcttcctgcctcagtCCCAAATGGGACAGCTTCCTGTATTGCAAACGGGACACattgtatttgttatttcttttagagGGTGAACCTAGTGGTGAACTGAAGGAATCCTCTCGATATCAAGATGTTCTTCTGGAAGAATCAACTTTagataaaataatagaaagatgCCTAATGGGTGCTAATTATGGCTTGTTGGGAGAGTCCTGGAAACGTAGCAGTAAGGAATATTCGCAAGTCGCAGGCACACAAAAGAAAACTCATGGGAGAGGCAGTAAGGGTGAGGAATTTGACCCAGAAAAGAGCCCCTTTGGAAGTAATTTCAAGCAAACCTCGGAAATAATTAAACATCTGAGAGTCTACTTAAGGAAGAAATCTCGGAGGTATAATGAATGCAAGAAACCCTTCAGTTTTCATTCAGACCTTATTCTGAACCGCAAAGAACACACTGGAGAGAAGCCATGGAAATGTAATGAAGGCAGGAAAGTCTTAGGTCACTCTTCCTCCCTAACTGAACATCAGAAACATCAGAAAATGCATTTGGGGGGGAAGACCCAGAAGTGCACTAATTGTGGGATAGCCTTTACGCGGAGCTCATCCCTTAAGAGAAAAAACTCCTCTATGTGtgaaaaatgttggaaaaatttAAATCAAGATGCAACCTCAGATAAAGATGAGGGAGCTGAGACAGGAGAGAAGACCCATAAATGTAGcaaatgtggaaaagcctttggCTACAGTGCCTCACTGACCAAACATAGGAGAATTCACACAGGGGAGAAACCCTACATGTGcaatgaatgtggaaaagctttcagtGACAGTTCATCTCTCACGCCACATCACAGAACTCACAGTGGAGAGAAACCCTACAAATGTGATGATTGTGGAAAAGCTTTCACCCTGAGTGCCCACCTCATCAAACATCAGAGAgttcatactggagaaaaaccctatAAATGTAAAGAATGCGGGAGACCCTTCAGTGACAGTTCCTCTCTTATTCAACATCAGCGAATTCATACCGGAGAAAAACCCTACACGTGTAACAACTGTGGAAAATCCTTCAGTCATAGCTCGTCCCTTTCCAAACATCAGAggattcatactggagagaagccctataAATGCGgtgaatgtggaaaagcctttagaCAGAATTCTTGCCTTACTCGACATCAGAGGATCcacactggagaaaaaccctatTTGTGTAATGACTGCGGGATGACGTTCAGCCATTTTACGTCTGTCATTTATCATCAGAGACTTCATTCAGGAGAAAAACCCTACAAGTGTAACCAGTGTGAGAAAGCCTTCCCTACCCATTCACTCCTCAGTCgtcatcagagaattcatactggcgTAAAACCGtataaatgtaaagaatgtgggaaatctttcaGTCAGAGTTCATCTCTTAACGAGCATCATCGAATTCATACCggagagaagccctatgaatgtaaCTACTGCGGAGCAACCTTCAGCCGGAGCTCAATCCTTGTAGAACACCTAAAAATCCACACCGGAAGGAGAGAATATGAATGTAACGAATGTGAAAAGACATTTAAGAGTAACTCAGGCCTCATCAGACATCGGGGATTTCATTCTGGAGAGTAATTCTTGAAATACAGTaaggtgggttgggggggggtgtggaatCTCATCACATTGTCCCTTATTAAAAACCCAGGGTGTAAACTACCACAGCATTGATCAGTAGCTACCACTCTAAAGGGTTGGCGGCTGGGAAAAACACTCTGCCACTTACCACTCTCCTTTGGTAGATCATAAGTAGGGTTGGTAAAGTCCCGTGGAAAGTGAAGAAAGCAGGATGAGATGGGCAATGGTTCTAAAAGGCCAAGTGcagatttaaaaagcaagaggAGGTGCACGGGACCCACTGACGAACCTTTTTTCTTCAATAGATTTCCCTCTTCTAGCTTCTAGCAAGAACTGGTCTCAAGTCATAACCTAGGTTCTGGGTTCTGGCCCAGTTTGCCAGCCAGCTCACTATATAACTTTGGGCACATCATTTGACTTTTCTAAATTTGAGTTTTCTTTACTGGTGGCACGAGGGGGGGTGTCACGATTTCCAAGTTTACTTCTGATCCTCTCTGAAGCTGTGGGAATAAGTGAAACGCTTTTGGTTCATTGGAATTTTCAAGTTTCTCTAGTAGAAAAGCACTCATTTAAGATCCTGAACTGAGAATGCAGTATACTTGTTGAATGCCTCACACCGGAATCCCTAGAATATCAACAGGAACGAGTCGGTGGAGCTCACACGTGTGTGTCTTCAGGGAATGTTTTAACTGGACAAAGTACCCCaacctgtttttccctctggGCTTTGACTGAGGGGATTAGGAATCTAGAGGGCATATGTTGGAACCATCTCAGCCATGAGAGTACCAGTCCTAGGAAAatgggttgggggcgggggaggggggtggtggggaaggaaacaggtgctgaaaatagagctattctGGATGGACTACCTTTTGCAAaatagaattctatttttttaaaagtttgtttatcCTAAGTACTGCCTCGTGTAATCGGAGTGCAAACGTTGTGTATGGCAAAGGTCACAAACTAAGATTGGGCCATTTGATATGTTTTGGTTGGTCTGCATGGtaaggggagtgtgtgtgtgtgtgtgtgtgtaactagtagtcaccatttaaaaattagatttcataccaaaaaaaaaaaaggcttgccttgaaaaattatataataggGCTGACACTGGCCCATATTTCAGTGGAGAAGTCAGCTGGTTTGGGCTAGCACCACTGCCTTTACACAGGGAATCGACTCTTCTGCTGGCCAGGTTCTCTGATCTACAGGACCCGGCTTACCCCACTATAGGAACTTGATACTATGGTCCCCTACCATCTGGAGAATACATATTCTAAAGTCTAAAGAGACTCCATCAATAGtaaaattcaggaaaagaatGTAGAAATCCCACAAAATAACTTCTCAGTTAAGTGTTTTTTGTTGTGAAAATTAGACCTGAAAATAAGAGTGAGCAGATACTAGTGGATTATTTCTTATGATGAATCTCATTCATTGGTGGAGTGTGAATAATTTCTGACTGAAAAAGGCATTAAAACCCTGAGTCAGGTTTAGGTCTCAAGCCCTAGGGTTCTGGAGGCACCCTACTGATGGAACAATGGTACCAAAAAGTTCATGAGGTTGAAATTTGAGGTAGCTCCTATATACATGAGAACGAAAACAGAACAGTTTTGGCTTACGGAAGTGAAGAGATCCTTCATGCTGATGGGAGATTCAGCAGTATTTGCCGTGATTTAATGGGTGTAGGTTTGCAGTGCTACCTCTGGATAATGCTTTTGGTTTCTTCCTTAtacctcctccccccaaaaaagcttGTAGTTCAGATATTGCTATGTGGTAAATTGATCTGCATAGTTATTGCTAAATGAACCAACCAGAGACATTCTAGCCATGAAAGGAATATGGCTTAGAATCATTCATCTGGTCTTAAGTTTTTTTCCAAACATATAtaaaccctgatttttttttttaaagatacaatttATAGAGAAATACGTAAAATTCTTGAGAAGAGGCTTCTTCCAGGATGTTTACTGGTTATAGCCTCCAGCATTTATATACCAGGACCAGTTGGGTATCTggaacatagtttttttttttaacaagtttaTTGGGGTATAAATCACAGATAAAAGTCATTTCAATTATACAATTCAGTGACTTTTGGCATATTCACTGAGTTGCACAATCATCATAACCCATTTTTGGAACGTTTTATAACCTCAGTAAGATCCCTCATGCCTGTTTCCAGTTAACCCCCATTCCTACACCTAGTCTCAGGCAATCACTCATCAGTTTACACTCTGTCTTGAGagttgccttttctggacattttatacaAATGGGATCATGTGTGGTCTTGTGTTTTTCATTAACGTATTTTCTAAGTTCATGTTGTAGCACATCaggcctttatttttattgttaaatgatACTCTATTTTATGGGTATACCATATTTTGTCCATTCACTAGTTGAAGGACGTTGGGGTTGTTTACAGTTTTTGGCTGTTcaaaataatgctgctttgaacattgaTGAGCACGTCTTTCTGTAGACACATTTTCATTGTTCTTAGGTAGTGCCTGAGTGGCTGGCTCATAGGGtaaatttttgtttaactttttaggaaattgccaaattgttttccaggtGAGTACATCATTTTTCAGTCTGAGCAGCACTGTATGATCCCCTCCAATCTGGGgaatatatatcttaaaatctaAAGAGACTCCACTGATAGTAAGTGAAATTcaggaaaagaacataaaaaaccATAGAGAGTGACTTTTCAGttaaattttctttgtgaaattagACTTCAGAGGAATAGAGTGTGCAGATACTAGTGGATTATTTAAGAATTTCATTGGCAAAGTctgaataataatttctaaatgaaaaggtAGCTAAAGCCCTGAGTCAGTCAGGTTTCTCTACATCGTCACCAACCCTTGTgatattgtctgtctttttcattatAGCCGTTCTAAGGGTTGAAacggtatctctttgtggttttaatttgcatttccctgatggctaatgatgtcgagaatcttttcatgtgccctGTAgctattcatatatcttcttcGGAAAAAGGTTTATTCAAgtgtttttttccacttaaagaattgCATTTATTGAgttgttgtattttttattctatgtaaAAGTCCTTTCTCCAGTATGGAGAAATACTAGCCACAGAGAGCAGCCTCTAGTCCTGCTGCATGATATTTATCAAAAGTTTGTTTTCAGTAACTACTTATGTATAATTGCCTAAAGTATATTTGATGCAGGCCATCATCTAAGtactttaaattcattttttatgtcCTATCAGATCATCAAGAGATTTTAAACTTGTTTTGATTCCTTATAGAACTGATCTTATTAACTATTAACTAAATTAATAGTATTTAATAATACTATTAAAACCAGTTAGACTTTATGCTCTTTATGTACATTGACAGATATTAAAATCAGCCCTTTAacacattctattttaaaatgaagaccttgtttttcaaaaatgtttcttaatgAGTTTCCACTGAAGAAACTTCTCTCAG contains these protein-coding regions:
- the ZNF483 gene encoding zinc finger protein 483; this translates as TLQAVVALNKMTAISPDPQTLASSEPSKVLRMDTPGDQEAILRGDSTDPETFRQRFRWFCYSEVAGPRKALNQLWDLCIQWLRPDIHTKEQILELLVFEQFLTILPGEIRFWVKSQHPESSEEVVTLIEDLTQMLEEKEDPVSEESVISQEENPEENKVVSVLPSTKSQESVTFKDVVVSFSRGEWRRLEPFQKELYKEVLLENFRNLEFLGFPVSKLDLLSQFKWVELPWLLEKEISKGSRPDVLLEESTLDKIIERCLMGANYGLLGESWKRSSKEYSQVAGTQKKTHGRGSKGEEFDPEKSPFGSNFKQTSEIIKHLRVYLRKKSRRYNECKKPFSFHSDLILNRKEHTGEKPWKCNEGRKVLGHSSSLTEHQKHQKMHLGGKTQKCTNCGIAFTRSSSLKRKNSSMCEKCWKNLNQDATSDKDEGAETGEKTHKCSKCGKAFGYSASLTKHRRIHTGEKPYMCNECGKAFSDSSSLTPHHRTHSGEKPYKCDDCGKAFTLSAHLIKHQRVHTGEKPYKCKECGRPFSDSSSLIQHQRIHTGEKPYTCNNCGKSFSHSSSLSKHQRIHTGEKPYKCGECGKAFRQNSCLTRHQRIHTGEKPYLCNDCGMTFSHFTSVIYHQRLHSGEKPYKCNQCEKAFPTHSLLSRHQRIHTGVKPYKCKECGKSFSQSSSLNEHHRIHTGEKPYECNYCGATFSRSSILVEHLKIHTGRREYECNECEKTFKSNSGLIRHRGFHSGE